The following are encoded together in the Brassica napus cultivar Da-Ae chromosome A9, Da-Ae, whole genome shotgun sequence genome:
- the LOC106402557 gene encoding SEC12-like protein 1 — MEKEEARQGESGHVVCGSWIRRPKKVNWAIIARASKRRGSSSPALLNIFSFDPITTSLSSSPLAIHELKESDGDPVAISVHPGGDYFVCSTSKGGCKLFEIVGGAMCVTILAKELPPLQNAGLQKCMAFSFDGSKLATGGVDGCLRIMEWPNLTVILDEPKAHKSIRDMDFSLDSEFLATTSTDGSARIWKAEDGFPLSTLERSGDENIELCRFSKDGTKPFLFCAAQRGDVPVVNVYDISTWKKLGFKKLSRKSASTMAVSLDGKYIALGGKDGDISVAEVKTMEIYHYSKRLHLGQAIASLEFCPSERVMLTTSSEWGEMVTKLTVPKEWKEWQIYALLFCLFMASVVLAYVFFENSDSFWKLPMGKDQRRPKISLFGDSSTTPAEDHNKWNLDL, encoded by the exons atggagaaagaagaagcgAGACAGGGTGAAAGTGGGCATGTGGTGTGCGGATCATGGATTCGTCGCCCCAAGAAAGTCAACTGGGCCATCATCGCCAGGGCTTCCAAACGCCGCGGCTCCTCCTCTCCTGCTCTCCTCAACATCTTCTCTTTCGATCCCATCACCACTTCCCTCTCCTCCTCCCccttg GCAATACATGAGCTTAAGGAGAGTGATGGTGATCCTGTGGCAATCTCGGTGCATCCTGGTGGTGATTATTTTGTTTGCTCTACCTCCAAAGGTGGTTGCAA GTTGTTTGAGATCGTTGGAGGAGCAATGTGTGTTACCATCTTAGCCAAAGAACTCcctcctcttcaaaatgctGGACTGCAGAAATGTATGGCCTTCAGCTTTGACGGGTCTAAATTAGCTACTGGAGGAGTG GATGGGTGTCTCAGAATCATGGAGTGGCCAAACCTAACTGTGATTTTGGATGAGCCAAAGGCACACAAATCCATCCGTGATATGGACTTTAG TCTGGACTCAGAGTTCTTAGCTACAACATCAACCGATGGATCAGCTAGAATTTGGAAAGCGGAAGATGGTTTTCCTTTGTCAACTTTGGAGCGTAGTGGG GATGAAAACATTGAACTGTGCCGGTTCTCTAAAGATGGGACGAAACCTTTTCTGTTCTGTGCTGCTCAAAGAG GTGATGTTCCTGTGGTCAATGTTTATGACATTAGTACATGGAAGAAGCTTGGGTTCAAGAAGCTGTCAAGGAAGAGTGCATCGACAATGGCAGTGAGCTTGGATGGAAAATATATTGCTTT ggGTGGCAAAGATGGAGATATATCTGTCGCTGAAGTTAAAACAATGGAGATCTACCACTACAGTAAGAGGTTACATCTTGGTCAAGCCATTGCTTCACTTGAGTTCTGCCCTAGTGAAAG GGTAATGCTGACAACATCGAGTGAATGGGGTGAGATGGTGACCAAACTCACTGTACCAAAGGAGTGGAAAG AGTGGCAGATATATGCGCTGTTGTTTTGCTTGTTCATGGCGTCAGTGGTACTTGCGTACGTGTTCTTCGAGAATTCAGATTCGTTTTGGAAGTTGCCAATGGGGAAAGATCAAAGAAGACCAAAGATAAGTCTTTTTGGAGATTCATCCACTACGCCTGCTGAGGATCATAATAAGTGGAACTTGGACCTATAG
- the LOC106402517 gene encoding mRNA cap guanine-N7 methyltransferase 2 → MSCQIHNFSKFRPEKKEMSGIIIPGSKPEQSHHRLFDFAKTAIIKIFAHPYTTVCELYCGEAPDTEKWEAALIGHYIGIDTSSSGISCVREAWESHRKSYNVEFFEADPSKEDLEIKVEKIVGEVDLVSCWRHLQLCFETEENARRLLTNVASLLKPGGYFFGITPDSSTIWAKYQKNVEAYHNRSGGTKPNVFPNYIRSESYMITFEVEEEKFPLFGKRYQLKFSGDNPPEDHCLVHFPSLIRLAREAGLEYVEIQSLTDFYDDNRAQFASLLMNAGPNFVDPRGKLLPRAFDLLGLYATFIFQKPDPDLEPPLSTPIPFESSNDNDEREFPMVTDTRAPSEDSSQGLGKISEQKGILGPGPADLRFSEAI, encoded by the exons ATGAGTTGCCAAAtacataatttttcaaaatttcggcCGGAGAAGAAAGAAATGAGCGGCATCATCATCCCGGGTTCGAAACCGGAGCAGAGTCACCACCGCCTCTTCGATTTCGCCAAGACGGCCATAATCAAAATCTTCGCACATCCTTACACCACT GTTTGCGAGCTGTACTGCGGCGAAGCTCCCGACACCGAGAAATGGGAAGCTGCCTTAATCGGTCACTACATCGGAATCg ATACATCGTCTTCTGGGATATCTTGCGTACGAGAAGCTTGGGAGAGTCATCGGAAGAGTTACAATGTTGAGTTCTTCGAAGCTGATCCTTCCAAG GAAGATCTTGAAATCAAGGTAGAGAAGATAGTTGGGGAGGTTGATTTAGTTTCCTGTTGGCGTCATCTTCAg TTATGCTTTGAAACTGAGGAGAATGCGAGAAGACTACTAACCAATGTTGCAAGCTTACTGAAACCGGGTGGTTACTTTTTTGGAATCACTCCTGACTCTTCTACCATATG GGCAAAGTACCAGAAGAATGTGGAAGCATACCACAATAGGAGCGGAGGGACAAAGCCTAATGTCTTTCCTAACTACATTCGGTCAGAAAGTTACATGATCACTTTCGAAGTAGAGGAAGAAAA GTTTCCGTTGTTTGGAAAGAGGTATCAGCTGAAATTTTCTGGTGACAACCCTCCTGAAGACCATTGCTTGGTTCACTTCCCAAGCTTAATCAG GTTAGCTAGGGAAGCTGGTCTTGAATATGTGGAGATTCAAAGTTTAACAGATTTTTATGATGATAACAG AGCTCAATTTGCAAGCTTGCTGATGAATGCTGGCCCGAACTTTGTTGACCCTAGGGGAAAACTGCTTCCACGGGCATTTGATTTGTTAG GGCTCTATGCAACATTCATATTTCAGAAGCCTGACCCAGACCTTGAACCTCCTCTATCGACCCCAATACCTTTTGAGAGTTCTAATGATAACGATGAG AGAGAATTTCCGATGGTCACTGACACAAGGGCACCTTCAGAAGATTCATCCCAAGGACTTGGGAAGATTAGCGAGCAAAAGGGAATATTGGGACCTGGCCCTGCTGATTTACGTTTCTCCGAGGCTATTTGA
- the LOC106402526 gene encoding multiple myeloma tumor-associated protein 2 homolog: MYHPTRGGVRGGRDQFSWDEVKADKHRENYLGHSVKAPVGRWQKGKDLNWYARDKKQGGSNTDAMKEEIQRVKEQEEQAMREALGLAPKSSTRPQGNRLDKQEYTELIKRGSTAEDLGAGKADAVWVHGIGYAKAPRPWEDPSTLAPSQTEDKGPAPLPADAPVIKTVEDVPKDTERSQEKDKHEERKPAKRDREERHERRDKHEKREKRERHEKRHSRDSDDRKKHKKEKKDRKRRHDSDSD, encoded by the exons AGTTTAGTTGGGATGAAGTGAAGGCTGATAAACATAGGGAGAACTATTTGGGTCACAGCGTCAAGGCCCCTGTTGGAAGATGGCAAAAAG GTAAAGATCTTAACTGGTATGctagagataagaaacaagggGGTTCCAACACGGATGCTATGAAAGAGGAGATTCAAAGAGTTAAGGAACAAGAGGAACAAGCCATGAGGGAGGCTCTGGGTTTAGCACCAAAGTCCTCTACAAGACCACAAGGCAATCGCCTTGACAAGCAAGAGTATACTGAACTTATCAAAAGGGGTTCAACAGCCGAGGACCTGGGTGCAGGGAAGGCTGATGCAGTTTGGGTTCACGGCATTGGCTATGCAAA AGCACCACGTCCTTGGGAAGATCCTAGCACCCTTGCACCCTCTCAGACAGAAGACAAAGGGCCAGCACCTCTGCCAGCAGATGCACCAGTGATCAAAACTGTTGAAGATGTACCAAAAGATACTGAGAGGAGTCAAGAGAAGGATAAGCACGAGGAAAGGAAACCTGCGAAGAGAGATAGGGAAGAGAGACATGAAAGGCGTGATAAACATGAAAAGCGCGAGAAACGTGAGAGGCATGAAAAGCGACACAGTCGTGATTCAGATGACAGGAAGAAGcacaagaaagagaagaaggatAGGAAGAGGAGGCATGACTCTGACTCCGATTGA